Genomic segment of Gammaproteobacteria bacterium:
CCCCACCCACCAGGTCAACGCCCTGATCATGGGGCCCGCGGGTTACCGCGTGAAGGATTTCATGAAGGCTGGCGGCGTAATGACCGTGCTGTTCCTGGTCGTCAGCCTGGCCATGCTGAATCTGATTTTCTGATATGCCATCCCTTAAGGAGTAAATCATGTCCAAGAAGCATCCTATCGTCGTCGTGACCGGTTCTTCCGGTGCCGGCACCTCGACCGTCAAGCGCGCCTTCGAACACATCTTCCAGCGCGAGCAGATCAATCCCGTGATCATCGAGGGCGACAGCTTCCACCGCTACAACCGCGCCGACATGAAAGAGGCCATGGCCAAGGCCGAGGCTGCCGGCAACAACTCCTTCAGCCACTTCGGCCCCGAGGCCAATCTGTTCGACAAGCTGGAAGAGCTGTTCAAGAGCTACGGCGCCAACGGTGGCGGCCAGAAGCGCTACTACCTGCACAGCGACGAAGAAGCTGCCGGACACAATGCCCGCCTCGGCACCAGCCTCAAGCCCGGCGAGTTCACCCCCTGGGAAGACATCGCCGGCGGCACCGATCTGATGTTCTACGAAGGCCTGCACGGCATGGCTCAGGCCGAGGGCGCTGATCCCGGTCAGCATGTCGACCTCGCCGTCGGCGTGGTGCCGATCGTCAACCTGGAGTGGATCCAGAAGATCTTCCGCGACAACAAGGAACGCGGTTACAGCGCCGAGGCCATCGTCGACACCATCCTGCGTCGCATGCCCGACTACGTGAAGTACATCACCCCGCAGTTCGGCCGCACGGACATCAACTTCCAGCGCGTGCCGACGGTGGACACCTCCAACCCTTTCATCGCGCGCGAGATCCCCACGCCCGACGAGAGCTTCGTGATCATCCGCTTCCGCGAACCGGAGAAATTCGCCATCGACTTCCCCTACCTGCTGTCGATGATCCCGGATTCCTTCATGTCCCGCCGCAACACCATCGTGGTGCCCGGCGGCAAGATGGGCATGGCGATGGAGATCATCCTCAAGCCCATCATTCACGAGATGCTCGCCAGCCGCGGCTGATACCGCGACCTAGCGATACCGATCGAACCCGGGCCGGTAAAACCGGCCCGGGTTTTTTTGTGCCGCTTTCCCGCCCCCGATTGTGGTTGACGCATCCTGTAGAATCAGGAGACTGGGTTTATTTACGTAACACACCGCCAAGGACGCGCTCCGGATCAATCCGACTCTCCCGAATCCACGCCCACAACACCGTCATCCATGCTGTTTCGCAAAGCCCCGTCACCCGCCGCGCTGGTCAATGGCTTCTTCGACCGCTATCGCGGCCGCACCCTGATCGTGCACCGCGGGTTTTCGCCGGGCTGGCTGGAGGAACTCCTCAAGCAACCCGGAGGCGGCGGGCACTTCCGCGTCGACGTGCGTCCGCCGGCGGAACGCAGGCTCAGCCCGGTGGAATGGGTGGCACGCGAACAGGTGCTGCCGCTCGACCTGCCGCTGCCTCTGCTGATCGTGGTCCGCGATGACACCCTGTTGCTGCGTCACCTGACCCGGGCGGGCCTGCCCGTTCATCCCAGCGAGATCCTGTGGTTCCTGGACGAGATCGACACGCGTTACCACGCGCGCCTGCGGCGCGGTGCCGAGGGCTTCGAGTCGGAATACGGCATCGACATCAAGGACAACGAGCCCGAAGCCATGTTCGGGCTGTAACGAGACCGGTATGGACGCCTTTCCGCTCGCCTACACCACCGGCACCGATGCCCCCGAGCTCGCCCGGGCATTGCTGGCCGGCCTCGGCACGGTTCCGCCCGGGGCCAACCTCGGCTTTCTGTACGCCACCGACGCCCTGGCGCCGCAGCTCGGGCCGTTGACCCGCCTGCTGCGCGACGCCACCGGCATCGAACACTGGACCGGCACCGTCGGCCTGGCCATCAACGTGACCGGGGAGGAGTTTTACGACCAGCCCGCCGTCGCGGTCATGCTCGGTACCTTTCCCGACGGCGCCTTCGACATGCTGCCGCCACTCACGGGCCGTACCGGCGAAGACCTGATGCTGCGCCCCAACGCCAGCCTCGCCGTACTGCACGGCGATCCGGACAATCCGCTCACGCCGACACTGGTGCAGAGCATTTCACAGGCCGCCCCCGCCCTGTTCAGCGTCGGCGGCGTCACCTCCTCGCAACGCGAGAATCTGCAGATCTGCGATGACGTCACCCAGGGCGGCGTCTCCGGGGTGGTATTCGACGCCTCGGTCGAGGTGGTGACCAATCACACCCAGGGCTGTACGCCCATCGGGCCGCGCCACCGCATCACCCACAGCCAGAACAACATCATCGCGGGGCTGGACGGGCGGGATGCGCTGGACGTGTTCGAGGAGGACATCGGCGAGGTGCTGGCCAAGAATCTGGAGCGCGTGGGCGGGTTCATCTTCGCCGGCCTGCCGATTGCCGGCTCCGACACCGGCGACTACATGGTGCGCAATCTGATCGGCATCGACACCGGACAGAAGATGATCGCCATCGGCGACTACGCCGAGGAAGGCCGCGAGATCATGTTCTGCCGCCGCGACGGTAATTCCGCCACCCAGGACATGCGCCGCATGCTCGACGAACTGCGCAAGCAGCTAGCCGGCCGGCCCATCCGCGGCGGGCTGTACTTTTCCTGCCTAGGCCGCGGCCGTTACCAGTTCGGCGAGAACTCCGAGGAACTGCGCATGATCCGCGACGAACTCGGCGAGTTTCCGCTGGTCGGATTCTTCGCCAACGGGGAAATCTACAACGGGCGCCTGTACGGCTTTACCGGCGTACTCACACTCTTCATCTGACAAACCTAAAAAAACAGGTCCTATGGAACATCGAAAACTCGGCAACACCGACCTCGAGGTCAGCCTCATCTGCCTCGGCACCATGACCTACGGCGAACAGAACACCCAGTCCGAGGCGCATGCGCAGCTGGACTACGCCGTGGAACACGGCATCAACTTCATCGACACGGCGGAGATGTATCCGGTACCGCCCAAGGCCGAAACCCAGGGCCGCACCGAGGCCTACATCGGCAGCTGGCTCAAGCAGCGCGGCCGCCGCGACGACCTGATCATCGCCAGCAAGGTCGCCGGCCCGGGCAACAACATCGACTATCTGCGCGACGGGCCGCACCTCGATACCCGCAACATCGAACAGGCGGTGCACGACAGCCTCAAACGCCTCAACACCGACTACCTCGACCTGTACCAGGTGCACTGGCCGGAGCGGCCCACCAATTTCTTCGGCAAGCTCGGCTACCAGCACAGCGAGGAGAACGGCACGCCCATTGAGGAAACCCTCACCGCTCTGACCCGCATGAAGGATGCCGGCAAGATCCGCCATATCGGGATTTCCAACGAAACGCCTTGGGGGATGATGGAATATCTGCGCCTGGCCGAGACGCAGGATCTGTCGCGCATCGTCAGCATCCAGAATCCCTACAGCCTGCTGAACCGGACCTTCGAGATCGGGCTGGCCGAGATGGCCCATCGTGAACAGGTCGGCCTGCTGGCCTATTCCCCGCTGGCCTTCGGACGGTTAAGCGGCAAGTACCAGGGCGGCCAGCAGCCACCCAAGGGACGTATCACGCTGTTCTCGCGCTTCACTCGCTACAACACGCCGCAGGGCGTCGCCGCCACCGACCGCTACGTGGCGCTGGCCGGGAAACACGGCCTCACGCCTACACAACTGGCGCTGGCCTTCGTCAACTCGCGCAGCTTCCTGACCAGCAACATCATCGGGGCCACGTCGCTGGAACAGCTCAAGGAAGACATCGACTCCGCCCGGGTCACGCTGTCGCAGGAGATCCTGGACGAGATCGAGACGATTCATACTGAATTCCCCAACCCCTGCCCGTGAGCGGTTGCCGGCCGGGCGAACGCCCGGCCGGTTGATTTCAATTTATTTCGCGTCGCCGAGCAGGGCGTCCTTGCCGGGGCTTTCCAGCCACTCGGCAATGTCCTTGCCCATGACATACACATCGCGCTGCAGCATCCGGCAGGTGCCGAAGCCGCTCATGGTGTGGCGGTCACTGATGAAGCTGCCGATCAGCTTGCCGTTGGCACGCAGCTCACCCTTGGCACGTACCGCCTTCGGCCCCGACCAGCCACCGCCGCCCACGCCCAGCACGTGCACGATCTCGATGCTCAGCACCTTGCCCGACTTGGCCGGCTTGTCGGTCAGCTCCACAGTGTAGCCCCTGCCCTTGGATGCCGCCTTGATGGCCTGCGGCAGACGCGTTTCCAGCTGGCACTCGTTGCGCACGGCGGCGGTCACGCCGGTGGCGTTCTTGGCGTAGGGGGCACGGTTGTGCACCTGGATCGTATCCCCCGCAAAGGCCTGGCCGGCGAACCCCAGCGACATCATGATCCCCAGTCCGGTCAAAACCCTCAGAAAACGTTTCATACGCTGACTCCCTCGGTATAAGCGGTTATTGAGTTTGTTCGAGACGCGTTGCGCGCCTGTCCTGAGCTTGGCCGCGGCCAGTCTGGCGGTATCATGTAGTGAATGCAATTCCAGACCGTGCCCATGTTCATCGACTCCCACTGCCACCTGGACGACGCCGCATTCGACGCCGACCGCGCGGCGATGCTGACGCGCGCGCACCAGGCGGGCGTCAGCGACTTCGTGGTACCGGCCGTGGACGCGGCCGGCTGGCAAAAGCTGCACGATCTGGCCGCAGCGGATGCGAGCCTGCATCCGGCCTACGGCCTGCACCCCATGTTCCTCGAAGTCCATCGTCCCGAACATCTGCCCGCCCTGGCGGCCTGGCTGCGCGAGCACCGCTCGGTGGCGGTCGGCGAGTGCGGCCTCGACTACTACGTCGCAGACCTCGACCCCGCGGTTCAAGTCGAGTACTTTACCGGCCAGCTGCGCATCGCCCGCGACCTTGAGCTGCCGGTCATCATTCATGCCCGGCGCTCGGTGGACGACATCATCAAGTACGTGCGCCGGTTTGCCCCGCTCACCGGGGTGGTGCACAGCTTTGCGGGCAGCGAACAGCAGGCGCGCAAGCTGATCGAGCTGGGTTTTTGCCTGAGCTTCGGCGGACCGCTGACCTATGACCGGGCCCGCCGCCTGCAAAAGCTGGTGGCGACCCTGCCGATCGAGTCCCTGCTGCTGGAAACGGACGCCCCGGACCAGCCCGACAGCGCGCATCGCGGGATGCGCAACGAACCGGCCTGGCTGCCCGGGATCGCCGCCCGCATGGCGGAACTGCGCGGCATGGAAATCGATGCACTGGCCCGGCAGACCGCCGAAAACACCCGGCGCCTGTT
This window contains:
- a CDS encoding TatD family hydrolase, with the translated sequence MQFQTVPMFIDSHCHLDDAAFDADRAAMLTRAHQAGVSDFVVPAVDAAGWQKLHDLAAADASLHPAYGLHPMFLEVHRPEHLPALAAWLREHRSVAVGECGLDYYVADLDPAVQVEYFTGQLRIARDLELPVIIHARRSVDDIIKYVRRFAPLTGVVHSFAGSEQQARKLIELGFCLSFGGPLTYDRARRLQKLVATLPIESLLLETDAPDQPDSAHRGMRNEPAWLPGIAARMAELRGMEIDALARQTAENTRRLFRLPH
- a CDS encoding FIST C-terminal domain-containing protein, whose amino-acid sequence is MDAFPLAYTTGTDAPELARALLAGLGTVPPGANLGFLYATDALAPQLGPLTRLLRDATGIEHWTGTVGLAINVTGEEFYDQPAVAVMLGTFPDGAFDMLPPLTGRTGEDLMLRPNASLAVLHGDPDNPLTPTLVQSISQAAPALFSVGGVTSSQRENLQICDDVTQGGVSGVVFDASVEVVTNHTQGCTPIGPRHRITHSQNNIIAGLDGRDALDVFEEDIGEVLAKNLERVGGFIFAGLPIAGSDTGDYMVRNLIGIDTGQKMIAIGDYAEEGREIMFCRRDGNSATQDMRRMLDELRKQLAGRPIRGGLYFSCLGRGRYQFGENSEELRMIRDELGEFPLVGFFANGEIYNGRLYGFTGVLTLFI
- a CDS encoding phosphoribulokinase, which gives rise to MSKKHPIVVVTGSSGAGTSTVKRAFEHIFQREQINPVIIEGDSFHRYNRADMKEAMAKAEAAGNNSFSHFGPEANLFDKLEELFKSYGANGGGQKRYYLHSDEEAAGHNARLGTSLKPGEFTPWEDIAGGTDLMFYEGLHGMAQAEGADPGQHVDLAVGVVPIVNLEWIQKIFRDNKERGYSAEAIVDTILRRMPDYVKYITPQFGRTDINFQRVPTVDTSNPFIAREIPTPDESFVIIRFREPEKFAIDFPYLLSMIPDSFMSRRNTIVVPGGKMGMAMEIILKPIIHEMLASRG
- a CDS encoding NADP(H)-dependent aldo-keto reductase codes for the protein MEHRKLGNTDLEVSLICLGTMTYGEQNTQSEAHAQLDYAVEHGINFIDTAEMYPVPPKAETQGRTEAYIGSWLKQRGRRDDLIIASKVAGPGNNIDYLRDGPHLDTRNIEQAVHDSLKRLNTDYLDLYQVHWPERPTNFFGKLGYQHSEENGTPIEETLTALTRMKDAGKIRHIGISNETPWGMMEYLRLAETQDLSRIVSIQNPYSLLNRTFEIGLAEMAHREQVGLLAYSPLAFGRLSGKYQGGQQPPKGRITLFSRFTRYNTPQGVAATDRYVALAGKHGLTPTQLALAFVNSRSFLTSNIIGATSLEQLKEDIDSARVTLSQEILDEIETIHTEFPNPCP